One genomic segment of Aquipluma nitroreducens includes these proteins:
- a CDS encoding RNA recognition motif domain-containing protein, whose translation MNIFVGSLPFKIEESELQEIFEEYGEVTSVKIITDRATGRSKGFGFVEMTNEEEAKKAIEELNNAEIEGRTIVVNKAEEKKEGSRPSGGFRGGNSGGGFRGGNSGGGGFRGGSGGAGGFRGGNAGGGGGFRGGDRGGNSGGGFNRGGGSSAGGNRRSEY comes from the coding sequence ATGAACATTTTTGTTGGCAGCCTTCCCTTTAAAATTGAGGAAAGCGAATTACAGGAAATTTTTGAAGAATACGGAGAAGTTACATCCGTAAAAATTATTACTGACAGAGCTACTGGAAGATCAAAGGGATTTGGTTTTGTAGAAATGACGAATGAAGAAGAAGCTAAAAAAGCAATTGAAGAATTGAACAACGCTGAGATTGAAGGCCGGACAATTGTTGTAAATAAAGCTGAAGAAAAAAAAGAAGGTAGCCGTCCTAGTGGTGGTTTCCGTGGTGGCAACTCAGGCGGTGGTTTCCGCGGAGGCAATTCAGGTGGCGGTGGTTTCCGTGGCGGTAGCGGCGGTGCTGGCGGTTTCCGTGGCGGTAATGCTGGCGGTGGCGGTGGTTTCCGTGGTGGCGATCGTGGAGGCAACTCAGGCGGTGGCTTCAACCGTGGTGGTGGCTCAAGCGCTGGTGGCAACAGAAGATCTGAATACTAG
- a CDS encoding phenylacetate--CoA ligase family protein, which translates to MYWENELETLKRNDLEKLQFKRLKSTIQSAMNSPYYGNLYKQMGLSADSVRSVSDIQKLPFTTKQNLRENFPYGFLGLPTKELIRLHSTSGTTGNPTVIFHNRHDIDSWANLMARSLFCAGVRDTDVFQNICGYGLFTGGLGFQYGVERLGCLSIPAGAGNSPRQIKLMQDYGTTAIHAIPSYLNRLYEVFLEEGLDPRKDTKLHTFVIGAEPHTEGQRRRIEEMYGVKAYNSFGLTEMNGPGVAFECTCQNGLHIWEDAYLVEIINPETLEPITDGEVGELVLTTLDRQAMPLIRYRTRDLTRILPGTCACGRTHVRLDRITGRSDDMFIVKGCNIFPMQIEGVLMKVPEVGADYLITLKTIDGNDEMIIEVEVKKDWFNGDISRLDKLTKQLTALIRDEVLVKPIIRLVEPNSLPKPEGKAVRVKELRIALNS; encoded by the coding sequence ATGTATTGGGAAAATGAACTTGAAACGCTGAAGCGGAACGATCTCGAAAAACTTCAGTTCAAAAGGCTGAAAAGCACCATTCAGTCGGCCATGAATTCACCATATTACGGAAACCTGTATAAACAAATGGGATTGTCTGCCGATTCGGTGAGGTCGGTTTCCGACATTCAAAAACTACCCTTTACCACCAAACAAAATCTGCGAGAGAATTTCCCATACGGATTTTTAGGTTTACCAACGAAAGAATTGATTCGACTGCACAGTACCAGCGGAACCACCGGAAACCCGACTGTAATTTTTCATAACCGCCACGACATTGATTCATGGGCAAACTTAATGGCGCGTTCGCTATTTTGTGCCGGAGTGCGCGATACCGATGTTTTCCAAAACATCTGCGGCTATGGGTTATTCACCGGAGGACTTGGGTTTCAATACGGAGTTGAACGACTTGGTTGCCTGAGTATCCCGGCTGGAGCAGGTAACAGTCCACGCCAGATTAAATTGATGCAGGACTACGGAACCACTGCAATACATGCCATTCCAAGTTACCTGAACCGCTTGTATGAAGTTTTTCTGGAAGAGGGACTCGACCCACGAAAAGATACCAAACTGCATACATTTGTGATTGGCGCCGAACCACATACAGAAGGACAACGCCGGCGCATCGAAGAAATGTATGGAGTGAAAGCGTACAATTCTTTTGGTCTTACGGAAATGAATGGCCCGGGTGTTGCTTTCGAATGCACCTGCCAAAATGGGTTGCACATTTGGGAAGACGCATATTTGGTTGAAATTATTAATCCCGAAACGCTGGAACCTATTACTGACGGCGAAGTTGGCGAATTGGTTCTAACTACGCTGGATCGCCAGGCCATGCCATTAATCCGCTACCGCACCCGCGATTTAACGCGAATTTTGCCCGGAACATGTGCTTGTGGCCGAACACATGTTCGTCTTGACCGAATTACCGGACGAAGCGACGATATGTTTATTGTAAAAGGATGCAACATTTTTCCCATGCAAATTGAAGGCGTCCTGATGAAAGTTCCTGAAGTAGGTGCCGATTATCTGATAACTTTAAAAACGATTGACGGGAACGATGAAATGATCATCGAAGTTGAAGTGAAAAAAGATTGGTTCAATGGCGACATCTCGCGGCTGGACAAATTGACAAAACAGCTAACCGCTTTAATTCGCGACGAAGTTTTAGTTAAGCCAATCATCAGGCTCGTTGAGCCCAATTCGCTACCGAAGCCAGAAGGGAAGGCAGTTCGGGTAAAAGAACTTCGAATCGCTTTGAATTCGTAG
- a CDS encoding phenylacetate--CoA ligase family protein has translation MIWNEKIECASRDEMRDIQSERLKETVTRIYHNVPSYRQKMQAVGLVPDDIKSVDDLSKLPFTLKTDLRDNYPFGLFTVPMSEIVRIHASSGTTGKPTVVGYTRKDLNNWAEMITRGLCMAGVHRDDIVQVAYGYGLFTGGLGMHYGCENLGASVIPISGGNTDKQLQLMQDFGTTVLACTPSYSLHLGEELAAKGIKKEDLKLRIGIFGAEPWTENMRKEIEASLGIKAIDIYGLSEIMGPGVSCECEHQAGMHIMEDHFIPEIIDPITLQPLPAGEVGELVFTTITKEGIPLIRYRTRDLTRLNYEKCACGRTLVRMEKCKGRSDDMLIIRGVNVFPSQIESVLLEMSETAPHYLLIVEREGNLDTLKLMVEVQEQFFSDEIRQLEALRKKIKNKLQSTLGISVDVKLVEPKTIERTAGKAKRVIDNRNL, from the coding sequence ATGATCTGGAACGAAAAAATAGAATGTGCGAGCCGCGACGAAATGCGCGACATTCAATCGGAACGACTGAAAGAAACAGTCACAAGAATTTACCACAATGTGCCCAGCTACAGGCAAAAAATGCAAGCAGTGGGCCTTGTTCCCGATGATATAAAATCGGTCGACGATCTGAGTAAACTGCCATTCACCCTCAAAACCGACTTACGCGATAACTATCCGTTTGGGTTATTTACCGTACCCATGAGCGAGATTGTGCGTATCCATGCTTCTTCAGGAACAACCGGGAAGCCAACTGTTGTTGGATACACCCGAAAAGATCTGAACAATTGGGCTGAAATGATAACCCGTGGACTTTGCATGGCAGGTGTCCATCGTGATGATATTGTTCAGGTGGCTTATGGCTACGGACTATTTACCGGCGGTCTTGGAATGCACTACGGTTGCGAAAATCTGGGCGCATCGGTTATCCCGATTTCAGGAGGAAATACTGACAAGCAGCTTCAACTGATGCAAGATTTTGGGACCACGGTATTAGCCTGCACTCCATCGTATTCGCTCCATTTAGGCGAAGAGTTGGCGGCAAAAGGAATTAAAAAGGAAGACCTGAAATTGCGTATCGGCATTTTTGGAGCCGAACCATGGACCGAAAATATGCGCAAGGAAATTGAAGCCAGTCTGGGAATCAAGGCCATCGACATATACGGGTTAAGTGAAATCATGGGACCTGGAGTTTCGTGCGAGTGCGAACATCAGGCCGGAATGCACATCATGGAAGACCATTTCATTCCTGAAATTATTGATCCGATTACCTTACAGCCATTACCCGCCGGCGAAGTTGGCGAGCTGGTTTTTACCACCATCACCAAAGAAGGAATTCCGCTAATCCGCTACCGCACGCGTGATCTTACCCGCCTAAACTACGAAAAATGTGCATGCGGACGTACCTTGGTGCGCATGGAAAAATGCAAAGGCCGCAGCGACGACATGCTGATTATCCGCGGTGTAAATGTATTCCCATCGCAAATTGAAAGCGTGTTACTCGAAATGAGCGAAACGGCTCCTCATTATTTGCTTATTGTTGAACGGGAAGGTAACTTAGACACGCTGAAACTGATGGTTGAAGTTCAGGAACAGTTCTTCTCCGACGAAATCAGGCAGTTGGAAGCTTTGCGCAAAAAAATTAAGAACAAACTCCAGAGTACACTTGGAATTTCGGTAGATGTAAAACTGGTTGAGCCGAAAACCATCGAACGCACCGCTGGAAAAGCAAAACGTGTAATTGACAACCGTAATTTGTAG
- a CDS encoding ACT domain-containing protein, whose translation MIIKQLSVFLENKTGRLNEVTQLLGNAGINMSAMSLADTSEFGILRMIASEPEKALSILKEAEFSVRLTDVVCLNSPNEPGALARALDILSGEGVFIEYLYAYSMDNKTANIVLKPDNIQKCIEVLQAHQLELVSASEMYKI comes from the coding sequence ATGATTATCAAACAACTATCTGTATTTCTCGAAAATAAAACAGGACGGCTGAATGAAGTAACTCAACTTCTGGGCAATGCCGGAATTAACATGTCGGCAATGAGCCTGGCCGACACTTCCGAATTCGGAATTTTGCGCATGATCGCATCTGAGCCTGAAAAAGCACTTTCAATCCTGAAAGAGGCCGAATTTTCAGTCAGGCTAACTGATGTGGTTTGCCTGAACAGCCCGAATGAGCCAGGTGCACTGGCCAGAGCATTGGACATCCTTTCCGGAGAAGGTGTGTTCATTGAATATTTGTATGCGTATTCAATGGATAACAAAACGGCTAATATTGTATTAAAGCCCGACAACATTCAGAAATGTATTGAAGTCCTTCAGGCTCACCAGCTGGAATTGGTGAGTGCAAGTGAAATGTATAAAATATAA